The genomic window TGCCTGTGTCAAGGTAAAGGAGCGTTTGCGTTCCCGTCTCACTCGGGTACAAGCTAACCTGCTTTTTCTTATCCCATATGCGGTCATCAAGAGTGATTCCTCTACCCTCAGCCAATAGCCCCATCTCCTCTGCAATACCTAAAACGGCTTCATTTGGCAACCTTCCATGATTTTCCCTAAAACTTTCATAAGCACGCCTCTGCAACTCCCAGGAATCTTCAGCTAAGCCCTCAATAAGACCAAAATCCATAATCCTTACTTACCCTCGCCCAAGACAACCGCCATAACCTTCTCCGGGTCATAGACAACCATTCCTTCAGTGGTTAGAATGTCCTTTCCGACAAACTTTCCGCCCTTTGGCACGTCATCAAAAGGCACGATTCCAATGTGAAGCGGCTCCTCCTTCTGGTGCTCCTCTATCCTCTCCTTGCTCGGCTTTGCCGTGTTGTAAATCACAAGGTCAAATTCACACCCCATGTACCTTTCAAGCTCTTTTGCCTGTCCCACAACGGTGTACCAGTGCGTCTCTCCCCTCTTTGCCATTGCAGGGCAGATGAAAATCTTTTTTGCCTTCGACTTCTGAAGCGCCTCCTTTATGCCTTTCGGCAAAATGCACGGCACCATGCTGGAGTACATGTCTCCAGGGCCTATAATTATCATTTCTGCTTCCTCAATTGCCTTAAGTGTCTCAGGATATGCCTTTACTTCCGGCCTGAGGTATGCCTTAACAATCTTTGAGTCTGGGCTGTGGTTCTTTGGAACATCAATTTCATCCTCGCTCACCGCTTCTTTTCCATTGTCAAGAAGCCCGACAATATCAGTAATCTCAATGGTGGCTGGAAGGCATCTTCCCTTTACCTCCAAAAATTCGTGCGCAATGTCCAATACCTTGCTATAATCTCCATGCACATGCTGCAAGCCGCCAAGAAAAACATTTCCAAAGGAATGGCCCTTGTGGCCCCCGTCAAACACCTCTCTGCCAAACCTGAATGCAAACAGGTCTTTTTTCCATCTGGGAGCATCTGAAAGCGCAATAAGGTGTCGCCTTATGTCGCCAGGCGAAAGAATCTTAAAGTCTGCCCTCAGCTGGCCTGTGGAGCCGCCTGAATCAACCATGGAAGTAACTGAGGTTACATCATGTCCCCTTTTTTTAAGTTCCGGGAGAACCACCTTTGTTATCGCGTTTCCCCCGCCAAAACATAATACCTTCGTCATAAAGTTATTTTCTTAATATATTTATATCTCCAGTCTTGATGTAATTGCCAAGTAATACGATAATATCCTAAAACCGAAATGGGCAATGTGGAAGTTTCACCCAGCAGCTTTTCCGGATAATCCAATATTCTGCCCTTTCTTAAACCCCCAAATCTGGTAGGTATAACTCTCATCATCCTCCTTCTTAAACGCCCGGTATTCCTTCATGTAGACCGGTTGCATAAGCCCTGAAATAACTGCTCGGTAGCCATCCATTATAAATCTCTGCGTCTTAGGCGAAGCGTTTACTATATGCGCCATGACCAAAAATCCCCCCACCTTCACCGAATGTGCGAGCTTTTCAAGAAAATCACAAACCTCCACCCAGGAATGGTCAGATCCCAGATAATAAAGAGACTCGCTTAAAAAAACTCCATCGTAAACCTCCTTATCCAGTCCAGATACATACCTGAAATAGTCATCATCTGAAATCCGGACTCTCTCTCCATAACCCCCCATAAGCTCTAATGCCCTCCCTACAGCAATATCAGATATGTCCACTGCATCGATCCCTGCATCGGGCCATTCTTCTGCTAGTCTCTTGGTAAAGGCGCCTTCAGCACAGCCGAGTTCAAGGAGTCTCTTAATAGGAATACTGCCTGCCAAATCCTTTGCCAAGCCAATTTGCCTCTGGTATTTTTTAGATTCATACTCCGAATCAAAATAGTGCCAAAAATCCTCTCTGCAACTATAGAATTTTGAATTAAAGTATGCTCTATTGAATTTGGGCATCTTATCAGATTACCAGCCGCGGCTCTCCTTGAGAAGAGCGGCAACGGCAGCATAGTCCGCTGCATCATTGACCGGGACGTACGGAATTCCTTCCTCCAGGGCTTTCTTTTCCGCCTTAGAGCCCTTCTGGGCAAAGAAAAGCGTGTCCTTGCCCCGGAAGATGTCGCTTGGCCTGTCTCCAACGCTTAGAAGAAGCATATCTTTGCCAGGCGCAACCTTTTTCGCCACAAGCCGCGCAGTGCTCTCTTTTGTCACGCCTGAGACGGACTCAGGCCAGAAATCAACGCACATGTCCGGGTGAGACTCATATTTGTAGCCCGGAGGCAAAACCTCCCTTGTGAATCGCTCCAGGTCCTCAAGAGAAACCGGCTTGTCCCTGGAGTCTCTCCAGATTTCGACGCGACCTTCCTCTGTCCTGCCAAACCTGAAGCTCTGAAGCGTGTACTCTTTTGCCAATGCCTCGTAAATATGCTTAACCGAAAGAGGCGTGAGGTCAAGCTCGATTTTGCCGCTTGTTTCGTTATATACCAGGACATAATCAGCTTTCTCTCCTTCCTGCTGCCTGTAGGTGTTTAGCGTGCTGAAAAGGTCTTCTGTTGAAACCTTCCTGCCCTTGACGTGAATATTGTTCTTGAGGTTTCCTGCTTCTTCAGCTTCAACATAATAGCATTGCCTGGCCGAGTCATTGGACTGGACAGCAAGCTTAAACTCTTCATCGGCCGCTTTGGAGATTACTCCTTCCCACGGCCTGTAGAATACCTCCTCACTGACGGGGGCAACAACTGCGAGCTTGCCGCCCACCATATAGACCTGTCCGCCCTCGAAAACGCCAATCTCAGGCACAAAACCATCCCTTTCAAGAATAGCCATCATGGTCTTGTAATCCCAGCCAGTGCTGGGGCCAACATAAGCGCCGGAATCAGAAAGCGCGTTAAGAGAATCGGCAACATTAGGCCGCGCCTTCAGGTCAGCGCTGCTTGGGTCAATCGTATAAGGCCCATTTACATTAAAATAAGCCGCCAATCCATCAAAGCTCCCCCGACCGCTTTTCGTAAGCAGGTCCTCTGCCTTGAACAATTCCTTCCTAAGCTCTTCAGGGCTATAGCCCGAAATATTTGCAAAGTAAGCGGTACTGTTAGATGAAGCTTCTGCGGACATAATTTTAGCCCATTTTAAATATATAAAGACTACTCCAAGATGCTAAATTGCCTGCCAGATTTGCTCTAACTCGGGATTTTATCTAAAATCAGGCGGCTTTTTTCTGGGCGGCTCTGTTCCTCTTGCCCAGGTACCGGGAAATCTCCTTTCTTAGCCGCCCAATTCTCTCATAAGAGCCGTCTCCAGGAGCCATGCCTGATGAATCAATATAGGCATCAAACTCCTTTCCTGACACAATCTCCGACAAATCTTTCATAAATTTCTCGTAAGTTTCCCTGTCAGGCGCCGCAACCCAGCCGCTTCCGTCATAAACTTCATCTTTGGTGTCCGCCTTTTTGTGCGTTCCTTCTTCAGTGTAAAGCGGATCGCCTCCAACAGTAACCAGAACAAATCTGGAGCCCTCAGGAAGGCCATTATTCATAGAGTGAATAACATATGCGTCTTTTCTCTGCCGAAGTTTCGTGTCATACGGCTCGACCAATACCGACCTCTGGGGGGTTATCACTGCAAAGCCCCCGCTTTCCCTGTAGGAATCAAGATACTCTGAAAGTATGAAGTAAGCGCTCATGTCATTTGTGGGCCGGTACCCTTTTTTGGCAAGCCCCTCGGAAAGCCGGTTTGCAGCAACCCACTCCTTTTCCTTCTTCTGGCCAAATATGAATGTCCTGATCTTGTTGTAAAGGGAGAGGTTTTTTCTGTTTACGCCCGAAATTGCGTAAAGCCCGCCCGATTCATCGTAAATGTACGCTTTCTTTCCGTCCGCAATGACAATCGGGTAAGCCCCTTCGACATCTGCCAGGGCCACCTTTGAAACCTCTCCATTGTCTTTCTCCGAAAGGATAATTGCAGCGGTGCTTGTCGGGCGGTAGGGAACTTCCTTTCCCCCGACTTCCTCCTTAATCCAGTTTTCCCCGTCAAGCTCAAGGCCGGGGCAGATTTCCTTCGCCCGTGTTTTCAGGTAAGAAAGTGGCAGATTCCCGTTTCTCTTCAGGTAGTCTCCAGCTTCCTGCTGAATTTGGTAAATTGCCCGCCCTAAATCCCTGTTTTCTGCCATAGTTTAAACTACACCTTGCCTATTTCCGTCAAAACTGCCTTATAAAGAGCATCATTAGGCACAGCGAGGAAAGTTTTCCTAGTGCTTTGGTTGTAGATGTCATCTAGTGGCCAAATCCCATGCAGAGTGATTTCTTTTGGCCTGAAACGTTGCTTCTGGTGTCTGCTTGGCACCAACTCAACCGCTACGCCGCCAGAACCATTCACCATATCTCCAACGGTGGCCATTTTAGGAAAATGTTCCCCTACCGTCAGGTAAACATCAAGGTTACCTCTTATGATTTCTGAAGCATAGTCGGGACCTGAAACATCAAGTTCAGTTGCTCCATAAGACCTCAAGAGATCCCTAAACCCACCAAAGGTTTCTTCAAGTTGACCGCTTCGATCAAATTTCCTCAGACTCTTAAGGCCCGGTGCAAAAGTCCGAACCTTATCAAGAGAATCAATACTTTCAGGGGACCTCACGGGTTCAGCGCTTGCCGCACCCCCCATTTTACGAAAAACCTGAGAGATGGGGCCTCTTGTATAAAACATGTCCTCCCCCTCCAAATCTATGATTGCAGAACCCAATAGCCGGCCCTTTTCATCGACAACTGCAAGGGAAGCATTAGCCCCTCCCAGACCCTCATCAGGGTTAATCCTGCCCTTCACAAATCCATCCACGCCATCAAAGTCTGACACAACTAAAACATCTTGATACTCGCCCGTTCCACCTAGCTCCTGGTACCTGCCTTTATTAAGGGTGGTTGAAGAGAGCCCCAAATCACCCATCAACTTATCCAACCCCTCTACGAAAATTTCTTCAGCAAGAATCCTTTGGTGCTCCTTACCATCATGAAGGTATCTGTAAGTGCTCCCCCGCCCTATAACTTCATCCCTGCCCAAACTCTTCAATACGGAAGGAAAATTCTCAAGATATCCCAAGCACTCCTCAAAAACTCTTTCAGACATAATATACCCTAGCCAAGTTGTATTTAAACAATCATCTGGCAGAGCATAAGTGCCCTAAAAACACCACAATGCCATTACAAGCGCCCAATACGCACCCCGTAAAGAAAAGCCCTCCAAAAAATTTCATTCTCCAAAAACACTCAGCAACCGGCTCTTCAAAAACCTGGGTGTGTCCCTCCAAGATAATGGTAGAGCTCTTCACCGATATTGCTTCCCCAGGCAACATGCCGCACATTTGCGTCCCTGTCCATACCATAGGTGAGAAGATTTAGGACTTTCCTGTAGACCTCGATTGGCTTTAAGCCGTGTTTTGCCGCGAGGCCTTGCATCTTCTTTAAAACCGTCTCGAAATATGCCTTCTTTCCTGCCTCATCCAGGTAGCTTGTCCCAAAAGCCCCTACCTTTTCGGCCAACTCGAAGTAACTGTGGGTCTGCTCGATGTCTTCCAGAACAAAGCGCCGGAGCTGCAAAAGCGTTTCCTTCTCTATTGCTTCAAGCACCTCTTCGCTCTTGCTTTCAAGGTAAAGCCGGTTCATCTCCTCGGTGCCAGATGCCCTGACGACAAGCCGGCTCACGACTCCCGCCTCTTCCATTACAAGCTCGACCTTGTCGTTCTTTGTGCCGCCAATCCACTTAATGGTCTGCTCTCCAAGGACTTTAGGCGGGTTGTCAATCCAGTAATTGATAAGCTTCTCCTTGGGATAGTTTGGAACCCAGAGATCTACCCTCTTGTCAAAGGTTGTCCCGTATTTTTTCATGTGCGCCTTCCACATCTCTCCCGGCTTCATGTTTCTCTGTGCAACCATGGACGCCACAAGGCACAAGCCAACGATTCCGTCCTTATCAGGGAACCGCTTTATGGAAAACCCTCCGCTCTCTTCACCAGCAACCGCGGCTGGCAGGTCATATTTCTTCATTGCAGCGGAAATATACTTGAAGCCGACTTCAGTTACAACACACGGGAATTTCTGCAGCTCTGCCACTGACGGGTCAGAGATATGAACAAGGTTGTAGAAAGGATGCCTTACAAGCGAGTTCACCATATCAATCTCCGGCGTTTTAATGTCATATCCGTCAGCAGTAAGCTTTACGATAACATCATCAAGCGCAGTTGAAGTCGAGCCCGTCCTGATAATCTGGTGGCCTTTCCAGTCCAGGTCAACAACCATGAACTCGATTAGCATCGCCATCAGCTTGTTAAGGTTGGTAAAACCGCTTTCATCCAGAACCCCGCCGCACCGGTCTCCATCAGGGTCAGTTGCGCCCTCAAACACAGCATCAAGCGCCTTCATCCGGTCCATGGTCGGAGTCATCCACCTCTCTTCCGGGTTTCCGTAGTGGCGAAGCTTAAGGAACGTATCCTTCTCAGAGTCCATCTGGAAAACAGACTCCTCGTAAATGCCCATCTTCCGGAAAATCTCGGAAATGTACCCTCTCGCAGCGCCGTTCATCGCATTGTGTATGAAAGACTTTTTGGAATAAAACTCCTTCAGAAGCTCAGGAAGAGGCCTCCTGCCGATTATTTTTCCGCTATTGTCAAAAACCGCAACGTTCTGCTCTTTTAGAAGGTCTGCAATCCAGGTCGTGTACTTGCCCCGCATATCGATAAACTGAAACTTCCTTTCGCGCTCCGCCCTGCACAAATCGCACTTCTCCACAGGGTCTTCGTTTAAGTTTATGAGGTTTGCTTCCCGCTCGACCCTGTCGGTAACCGAAGTCGGGGCAACATCCCCATTATGCAGGCTAAGCCGCTGGCCCTGCATTGAAATCGGGTTGTGGCTTGGAGTCATATTCTCGCCTGCTGCCGCCTGGAGCTTTTCCTCCTCGATAAGCCAGTAAACAAGCGCGCCTGTTGGCGCCGCTTCCCTTGAAACCTTCACAGGAAACCCTTGGGCGATAAACACTCTTGCGCTCTCTATGGCGTATTCCCTTGAGCCAAGCCGGGTGTCGTAAACTATGATAATCGGCCTTCCGCTTTTTTTCTGGAAGATGCTAACCTCCCTTGCCGTCGCAAGAGATATGATGTCAGACCTTCTCTGGGTAAAATCCTTTCCAACATATGCCCGAAAGCCAGAAGTTCCAAACCGGATTTGCTTTTTGTCATAAATCTTGAGAAGCAAGCACCTTAGCGCCTCGTTTGTTGTCCTCTCGGAAAATGCATAAATTTTGTCGCCGATTTTTGTCGCCTCGGCAACTCTGAAAGGTCGGAACCTCTCGTAATCAGTCATGCCCCGGAAAAATGGCAAAAGCTCATCGGCAATAAAGCCCTGCTTGTTTAGCTCGGAAAATTCAGGCCTTTCAAAAAACTTCTTTGCTGCAATGTATGCCGCATCCCTCACCCGCTTTGCATTCTTAAGCTGGCTTGTGGAAAAATTGTACTTTTCCTTCAGTTTCAGATATTCTGGCGAGTCATTCTGGTAAGCACCTATAAGCTTGTTTATCCTTGAGTCCGGGTCTTCGGCAACCTCAAACGAGTACTGGCCTGACTCTATCAAAAACAACTGAAGGGCTGCAAAAACGCTTGGGAGGTCTTTTGTGTCAAATCTGTCCATTCCCCCCAAAATGTTTTTCAGAAATTCTATTGCCGCCTCACTTGCAGAGTCAAGAATTTCCTTGTCCCGGGTTTCAGTCATACAGATTATCAATTGGGTTGTAGTTCCAATGCACTCGGAAATGCCGAAAGGATTCTTTTTTGAGGATTCTTTTATTAAGTGCAGGTCAGAAATGACTTTTTCCTTGTTTTTTGCCAAGTCGTCACTTCTGAAGTAATACATAATTTATCCCAAGATTAAATATTTAGGCATACTACTTGACTGTCACGCTCTTTGCAAGGTTTCTTGGCTTGTCCGGGTTTTTGCCGCAGGCGACCGCCATATAGTACGCAAAAAGCTGCAGAGGTATGACGCTTACAAGAGGATAAAAGAGTTCGCCCACCTTAGGTATTTTTATCCAGGCATCGTACAGGTCTCTGTGCTCATCTGAAACTGCAATTACATACGCCCCCCTCGACTTTGCTTCCCGGGCATTGCTAAGCGTCTCATCAAAGGTGTAGTCTTTGGGGCATACCACGACAAGGGGCGTGCCCTTCTCTATGAGGGAAATCGTCCCATGCTTAAGCTCCCCGGCAGGCATACCCTCAGCGTGAATATAGGACAGCTCCTTTAACTTGAGCGCGCCTTCGGAAGCAATCGCAAAATCAATTCCCTTGGCAATATAATAGAAATGCCTCTTGCCCTTGAACTTCTCTGCAAGGTCTTTGAGGAGAGCTTCATTTTCGGCAAGTATTTCAGGAATCTTCTTGGATATCGCCTCAAGCTCAAGCTCCGCCTCCTGCATCCTGTTTGCAGCAGCGTAGGCAATCATGTACAGGACAGCAAGCTGGCCGGTAAATGCCTTGGTCGAGGCAACCGCAATTTCAGGGCCGCAGTTGGTGTCAAAAACAATGTCAGAAACCCTCGCAAGGTGAGATGTTGCTACATTTGTCACGGCAATGATTTTTGCGCCCTTCTCTTTTGCCTTCATTACTCCTTCAAGAACATCTGCCGTCTCTCCGGACTGTGAAACCGCAATTATGAGGGTATTATTGTCAACCGAGTCCATAAAATACTGGAACTCGTGCGCCATGACAACCTCAGCGAACTTCCTTGCGACTTTGGACAATACATACCGGCCAACAATTGAAGCGTACCTTGCAGTTCCGCAGGCAGTAAAAATTACGTTTTTAGCCCTGAGAATCTCCATTGCCGCCTCAATCAGTTTTGCATCCTCCTGCTGGCTGGACTTCTTTATCGTCTCGGCCTGCTGCAGGATTTCCTTGTGCATATAATGCCCATTTATGCAAGGCCCGCCGCATAAAACCTTAATCTGCTCAACATTCTTATTAATTTCCTTGCCGCTTATCGCATCATATATTTTCAGGGTCATGCTTTAGCCATACCTCCGGACACAAGTCCTACTTCAAACACAAACCTAATTTTCATGCTCGCTTCCCAGGACAACCATTTCATGGTCGTCCAGATATATTGCCTTGTCTGTTTCTTCGGCGAATGCCTGGATATCGCTTCCGATAAAGTACTCATCGCCCTTGATTCCGACGACCAGTGGAGAGCCGCTCTTTATCCCGACAATTCCATCAAAGTACTTGTGCATAGCGACAATCGCATTTCTTCCCTTGAGCTTCAGGAATGTTTTTCTGACAGCCTCGGGAAAATCAGTTCCAGCGTTAAGCTCGTCGCCTATAAGGTGGGCGATAACTTCGGTATCAGTTTCGGAGTGAAACTTGTGCCTGCCTTCAAGCTCCTTTTTAAGCTCATCTGCATTTTCGACAATCCCGTTGTGTATCACTGCAACGCCGCTCGAGCAAAGGTGAGGGTGGCAGTTTCTTTCCGTTACCTCGCCATGTGTTGCCCACCTCGTGTGTCCTATTCCGATTTTGGCATTGCTTTCGAGCTTAACATCCGCATTCTCGATATCACCGACTTCCTTAATAAGCTTTATGTCATTTCCTTCCTTGAGGCCAAAACCCCAGGAGTCATATCCGCGGTAACTTAACTTTACAAGCCCCTTTCTAAGGTGGTGGGCTGCGTTTTCCTTTCCTATGTAGCCGAATATACCGCACATTAATTACATTCAAAGATAAGCATATTTATACCCATATTACCAGGTATTACCTTTTCGATACCACTGATAAATACGTATGCTTTAGGGAATAAAAAGATTCTTGCTTCCACGACCGACTAAGCACCAATCAAGCAATATATAAACAAAGTTCCAAATAGTATTATGAATTCGTTGGTCAATTTCATAAAAAAGAATCGTCTTTTAGCCATAAATACAATGCTAATCATTCTGATGATCGCTTATCTTACTTACTTTACCCTAGAGATACAAGAAGAGAGAAAACAGTACGAAGACCAAATACAGCATCTTGCAATCTCCACAACTTTTGACCGTCTCTGCCACTCCATGTACAAGGCCTTTGACTGCAACCCCGAGAAGCTGACAGAGGTTCAAATTAGCGCTACTCTGGCCAATGGCCACAGACTTGAAACTGCCTTGGACTTGTGCAGAGAGGCGTATTCAAACCCCGAAATGACTGCTTCAGAATGCATGGATACCTGCGCTTTTTGCAAAAAGTAAATTTGCCTTAAGCCGAAGCATATCTCAGTATACCCCCAACACCCCCAATATTCTTGAACTGCACTCCTTCCGGCGTCGAGTTCGATATGAGCTCGCACCTGGCTCCAGTCTCCGAACAGAGGTCCTCGACTACCCCAAAATTATCGAAATCGTCAGAGACAAGAACTACATCGACGCTTCCGTCCCGAAGCGCTTCAATCGTATCATGCTCGCCATAGACAACTTCCCCCTTGCCCTTGCTGAGCTTGACAAAAAACTCCTTAAGAATGTTTAACTCCCTTGTAATCTCTGCCTGCTGAATCAGGTCTTTTCCCCTCTCCAGGGTTTCCCTGATGCCCTGCATGTCAGTGTAAGCTGTGTCCACAACCCCGATTACCTGCTTTGCCAGGTCATTAGGGAGGTGTTCCTCATTTAGAAATTTCTCTTTGATAGGGCCGGGGCCCGAAATAATGATTCCCTTAAGCTCAAGGCCTTCGGCAACATTCCTGACAAGCGCGGCAGTCTTCTGCAGGTGTAGCAAGAGAAGGTTGTCGCGAACTCTCGAAAACCTTACAGAACTCTGGCCGCCGGCGCGGGTCTTTCCCGGAACAAGGGAGTCGATATGGTTTTTTATCGTGATGTTCTTTCCTGAAACAAGCGCAATTGTCGCCTCGCTCTTGTCAAGGCATACAATCATATAGTTGTCCTTTTCCCTCACAACTTCCTTGAGCGGCTCTGTTTTAAATGTCTGGCCGCACCAGTAAAGCTTGACTCTTATTGGCTCAGGAGGGACAACCATCCAGAGCTTTATGTCCTCCTTTCCCTCTTCCTGGGACGTATTTCCGCAGAATATCGCAAGCCCATTTTCCGGAAGCTTTCCATACAGCTTAAGCTCCTGTGAGATTCTTTCAAGCGCGGAAAGCACGTTTTTTCGCACGGTTTTGTTCTTGACGTTCCTCGTAAGCGCCTGCTCCTGGGCAATCAGGCCTGCCGCCTTGTTGAAGTCGCTTCCGGCAGGTATATAAAACGTGACAAGTTCCGTATGGCGGCCTCTTATCTTTTCAAGCTCATCTACAACCCGCTTCATCTTTAAAAGCTCCGGATCCATATCTATATTCCGTGGGAAGCTTCTAAAGGCAACTAACTGCCAATCAGAAGAGTTTATCCACCTTGATTACCTGGAAGAATTCACAATATTTGCCCTTTCCAGACATTGTTCCCCTGAACCGGTTCAGGCCCTCGACGCCCTCATCAAAAGGATAGTTTTTTAGCTGCGACTCGTGCTTTTTCATGGCTTCCAGCTTAGTGTCCTTGACGCCTGTTATGTCTTCAATATAAGAGAAATTCTGAATAGGCGTCCATACTTCGTATGCCAGCACGGTTTTTACCTCCCAGGGCTCCCCGTAGCATTCCTGAAAGCAGGGTGCAGCAGCCCTGCCTACTGCCTCCATGCCAAG from Candidatus Aenigmatarchaeota archaeon includes these protein-coding regions:
- the prf1 gene encoding peptide chain release factor 1, which codes for MDPELLKMKRVVDELEKIRGRHTELVTFYIPAGSDFNKAAGLIAQEQALTRNVKNKTVRKNVLSALERISQELKLYGKLPENGLAIFCGNTSQEEGKEDIKLWMVVPPEPIRVKLYWCGQTFKTEPLKEVVREKDNYMIVCLDKSEATIALVSGKNITIKNHIDSLVPGKTRAGGQSSVRFSRVRDNLLLLHLQKTAALVRNVAEGLELKGIIISGPGPIKEKFLNEEHLPNDLAKQVIGVVDTAYTDMQGIRETLERGKDLIQQAEITRELNILKEFFVKLSKGKGEVVYGEHDTIEALRDGSVDVVLVSDDFDNFGVVEDLCSETGARCELISNSTPEGVQFKNIGGVGGILRYASA
- a CDS encoding YvcK family protein codes for the protein MTKVLCFGGGNAITKVVLPELKKRGHDVTSVTSMVDSGGSTGQLRADFKILSPGDIRRHLIALSDAPRWKKDLFAFRFGREVFDGGHKGHSFGNVFLGGLQHVHGDYSKVLDIAHEFLEVKGRCLPATIEITDIVGLLDNGKEAVSEDEIDVPKNHSPDSKIVKAYLRPEVKAYPETLKAIEEAEMIIIGPGDMYSSMVPCILPKGIKEALQKSKAKKIFICPAMAKRGETHWYTVVGQAKELERYMGCEFDLVIYNTAKPSKERIEEHQKEEPLHIGIVPFDDVPKGGKFVGKDILTTEGMVVYDPEKVMAVVLGEGK
- a CDS encoding class I SAM-dependent methyltransferase, giving the protein MPKFNRAYFNSKFYSCREDFWHYFDSEYESKKYQRQIGLAKDLAGSIPIKRLLELGCAEGAFTKRLAEEWPDAGIDAVDISDIAVGRALELMGGYGERVRISDDDYFRYVSGLDKEVYDGVFLSESLYYLGSDHSWVEVCDFLEKLAHSVKVGGFLVMAHIVNASPKTQRFIMDGYRAVISGLMQPVYMKEYRAFKKEDDESYTYQIWGFKKGQNIGLSGKAAG
- a CDS encoding isomerizing glutamine--fructose-6-phosphate transaminase, which produces MTLKIYDAISGKEINKNVEQIKVLCGGPCINGHYMHKEILQQAETIKKSSQQEDAKLIEAAMEILRAKNVIFTACGTARYASIVGRYVLSKVARKFAEVVMAHEFQYFMDSVDNNTLIIAVSQSGETADVLEGVMKAKEKGAKIIAVTNVATSHLARVSDIVFDTNCGPEIAVASTKAFTGQLAVLYMIAYAAANRMQEAELELEAISKKIPEILAENEALLKDLAEKFKGKRHFYYIAKGIDFAIASEGALKLKELSYIHAEGMPAGELKHGTISLIEKGTPLVVVCPKDYTFDETLSNAREAKSRGAYVIAVSDEHRDLYDAWIKIPKVGELFYPLVSVIPLQLFAYYMAVACGKNPDKPRNLAKSVTVK
- a CDS encoding class II glutamine amidotransferase, whose protein sequence is MCGIFGYIGKENAAHHLRKGLVKLSYRGYDSWGFGLKEGNDIKLIKEVGDIENADVKLESNAKIGIGHTRWATHGEVTERNCHPHLCSSGVAVIHNGIVENADELKKELEGRHKFHSETDTEVIAHLIGDELNAGTDFPEAVRKTFLKLKGRNAIVAMHKYFDGIVGIKSGSPLVVGIKGDEYFIGSDIQAFAEETDKAIYLDDHEMVVLGSEHEN